One genomic window of Bradyrhizobium sp. CCGE-LA001 includes the following:
- a CDS encoding NADP-dependent malic enzyme: protein MSSYSDDLHQAALAYHRLPRPGKLEIQASKPLANQRDLALAYSPGVAAACTEIAKNPAEAASLTTRANLVAVVSNGTAVLGLGNIGPLASKPVMEGKAVLFKKFAGIDVFDIEIAADTIDRVVETVAALEPTFGGINLEDIRGPECFEIEARLKERMKIPVFHDDQHGTAIIVAAAITNGLRLNGKKLSDVKIVASGAGAAAIATLNLLVSMGAQRKNIWVCDIDGLVHEGRNTSMDRWKAVYAQKTDKRTLADVIGGADIFVGLSAPGVLKPEMAKAMGDKPLIMALANPVPEIMPEEARKVRPDAMICTGRSDYPNQVNNVLCFPFIFRGALDVGASAINEEMKLAAVEAIAQLAREAPSDAVAQGFDTGETQGFGPGSLIPSPFDPRLILRIAPAVAKAAMESGVATRPITNFDEYTALLERFAFRSGLVMKPMFAKAKTQPVRVIYAEGEDERVLRATQVVLEEKVARPILVGRPSVVEARIKRFGLSIKAGKDFDLVNPEDDPRYRSYVQSYVEVAGRRGVTPDAARTVVRTNNTVIAALAVTRGEADAMLCGVEGRYMSHLRHVREIVGFSPGVSDYAALALLITSKGAFFIADTQVRPNPSAEELAEIASLAAVHVQRFNIKPKIAFVSHSDFGSYDTDSSRKMRRATQLLKEKHPEIEADGEMQGDTALSAAARRMVLPHSKLEGEANILIMPTLDTANVGYQMIKSLADALPVGPILIGPARPAHILTPSVTARGILNMTAVAVVEAQERAARQQPTLFT from the coding sequence ATGTCGTCCTATTCTGATGATCTCCACCAGGCGGCGCTCGCCTATCACCGCCTGCCGCGCCCGGGAAAGCTCGAGATCCAGGCGAGCAAGCCGCTCGCCAACCAGCGCGACCTCGCGCTCGCCTATTCTCCGGGTGTCGCCGCCGCCTGCACCGAGATCGCCAAGAACCCCGCAGAGGCCGCCTCGCTGACCACCCGCGCCAATCTGGTTGCCGTGGTTTCGAACGGCACCGCCGTGCTCGGTCTCGGCAATATCGGCCCGCTGGCGTCCAAGCCCGTGATGGAGGGCAAGGCGGTCCTGTTCAAGAAATTCGCCGGCATCGACGTGTTCGACATCGAGATCGCCGCCGACACCATCGACCGCGTGGTCGAAACCGTCGCGGCGCTCGAACCGACCTTCGGCGGCATCAATCTGGAAGACATCCGCGGACCGGAGTGCTTCGAGATCGAGGCGCGCCTGAAAGAGCGCATGAAGATCCCGGTCTTTCATGACGACCAGCACGGCACTGCGATCATCGTCGCCGCCGCCATCACCAACGGCCTTCGGCTGAACGGCAAGAAGCTGTCCGACGTCAAGATCGTGGCGTCGGGGGCAGGGGCCGCGGCCATCGCAACGCTGAATCTCCTGGTGTCGATGGGCGCGCAGCGCAAGAACATCTGGGTCTGCGACATCGACGGCCTCGTGCATGAGGGCCGCAACACCTCGATGGACCGTTGGAAGGCGGTCTACGCCCAGAAGACCGACAAGCGCACGCTGGCCGACGTGATCGGCGGCGCCGACATCTTCGTCGGCCTCTCGGCGCCCGGCGTACTCAAGCCCGAGATGGCGAAGGCGATGGGCGACAAGCCGCTCATCATGGCGCTCGCCAATCCCGTACCGGAGATTATGCCGGAGGAGGCCCGCAAGGTGCGCCCCGACGCCATGATCTGCACCGGCCGTTCCGACTATCCGAACCAGGTCAACAACGTCCTCTGCTTTCCCTTCATCTTCCGCGGCGCGCTCGATGTCGGCGCTAGCGCCATCAACGAGGAGATGAAGCTCGCCGCCGTCGAGGCCATCGCCCAGCTCGCGCGCGAAGCGCCGTCGGATGCGGTGGCGCAAGGCTTTGACACCGGCGAGACGCAAGGCTTCGGTCCGGGATCGCTGATCCCGAGCCCGTTCGATCCGCGTCTAATCCTGCGCATCGCGCCCGCCGTCGCCAAGGCGGCGATGGAATCGGGCGTGGCGACGCGGCCCATCACCAATTTCGACGAATACACCGCATTGCTCGAGCGCTTCGCGTTCCGCTCCGGCCTCGTCATGAAGCCGATGTTCGCCAAGGCCAAGACCCAGCCGGTGCGCGTGATCTACGCGGAAGGCGAGGACGAGCGCGTGCTCCGCGCCACGCAAGTTGTGCTGGAGGAAAAGGTGGCGCGCCCGATCCTGGTCGGTCGTCCCTCGGTGGTCGAGGCGCGCATCAAGCGCTTCGGCCTGTCGATCAAGGCGGGCAAGGATTTCGATCTCGTCAATCCCGAGGACGATCCGCGCTATCGCTCCTATGTGCAGTCCTATGTCGAGGTCGCCGGCCGTCGCGGCGTGACGCCGGACGCGGCACGCACGGTGGTGCGCACCAACAACACCGTTATCGCAGCGCTCGCGGTGACGCGCGGAGAGGCCGATGCGATGCTCTGCGGCGTCGAGGGCCGCTATATGAGCCACCTGCGCCATGTCCGCGAGATCGTCGGCTTCTCGCCCGGTGTCAGCGACTACGCCGCGCTGGCACTGCTGATCACCAGCAAGGGCGCCTTCTTCATCGCCGACACGCAGGTGCGCCCCAATCCGAGTGCCGAGGAGCTCGCCGAGATCGCCTCGCTCGCGGCCGTTCATGTGCAGCGTTTCAACATCAAGCCGAAGATCGCCTTCGTCTCGCACTCCGATTTCGGCAGCTACGATACGGATTCCTCGCGCAAGATGCGCCGGGCGACCCAGTTGCTGAAAGAAAAGCATCCGGAGATCGAGGCCGACGGCGAGATGCAGGGCGATACGGCTCTTTCAGCTGCGGCGCGGAGAATGGTGCTGCCGCACTCCAAGCTCGAGGGCGAGGCCAACATCCTGATCATGCCGACCCTCGATACCGCCAACGTCGGCTATCAGATGATCAAGTCGCTGGCGGACGCGCTCCCCGTGGGCCCGATCCTGATCGGTCCGGCGCGCCCGGCCCACATCCTCACGCCATCGGTGACGGCGCGCGGCATCCTCAACATGACCGCGGTGGCGGTGGTCGAAGCGCAGGAGCGCGCGGCCCGGCAGCAGCCGACGTTATTCACGTAG
- a CDS encoding DoxX family protein, whose translation MPAFVTFGRILFAVLFVYTGATKLFAIQATADFIVTKVVVPEVIVPYAKQVETATAMTTPQLLAIAVGGLEVIAGLMIALNFGARFFAMLLIIYVAVATVLFYDFWNMAAPENAKMLVDALKNLSIIGALCMIIGYGRTTRPAEAAYGDV comes from the coding sequence ATGCCAGCGTTCGTGACTTTCGGGCGAATCCTGTTCGCCGTCCTGTTCGTCTACACGGGCGCGACCAAGCTGTTCGCTATCCAGGCGACCGCAGACTTCATCGTTACCAAGGTCGTGGTGCCCGAGGTGATCGTGCCTTACGCCAAGCAGGTCGAGACCGCGACCGCCATGACTACGCCGCAGCTGCTCGCGATCGCCGTCGGAGGACTCGAGGTCATCGCCGGCCTCATGATCGCGCTGAATTTCGGTGCGCGCTTCTTCGCGATGTTGCTGATCATCTATGTCGCGGTCGCCACCGTGCTGTTCTACGACTTCTGGAACATGGCAGCGCCCGAGAACGCCAAGATGCTGGTCGACGCGCTCAAGAACCTGTCGATCATCGGCGCGCTCTGCATGATCATCGGCTACGGACGCACGACGCGTCCGGCCGAGGCGGCCTACGGGGACGTGTAG
- a CDS encoding polysaccharide deacetylase family protein: MRVAAGLILAGAMSLAMTGAAWSQAPAAKPAAATQAAPVAPPAAAAPPAAPAAAAAPAGFVNPPPPKQAPQPARAACNTPGALGVARTVEIDTTGGPGFGFEHFKELDFLRDKEVVLTFDDGPWPRNTPAVLKALADECTTGIFFIIGKHATYEPEILKQVHAAGHTIGAHTWSHANLNNKKFTEAQRKDEIEKGFAAVKWALGGVSPAPFFRFPALQHPPEMVTYLGNRNVGIFSCDIDSFDFKASKPEKIVETVMKKLDTRGKGIILMHDFQKHTAEALPELLKRLKAGGYKVVAMRAKFPASTLPEYEQELVKDLKLPTVSQRPVNSVVTTVSE, encoded by the coding sequence ATGCGCGTGGCAGCAGGACTGATTTTGGCAGGCGCGATGTCTCTGGCCATGACGGGCGCGGCATGGTCGCAAGCCCCGGCCGCCAAGCCCGCGGCCGCGACGCAAGCCGCCCCAGTGGCACCGCCGGCCGCTGCGGCGCCTCCTGCGGCTCCAGCAGCTGCCGCCGCGCCAGCCGGCTTCGTCAATCCGCCGCCGCCGAAACAGGCGCCACAGCCGGCGCGCGCGGCTTGCAACACCCCCGGCGCGCTCGGCGTCGCCCGCACCGTCGAGATCGACACCACGGGTGGTCCCGGCTTCGGCTTCGAGCATTTCAAGGAGCTCGACTTCCTGCGCGACAAGGAGGTGGTGCTGACCTTCGATGACGGCCCCTGGCCGCGCAACACGCCCGCGGTGCTCAAGGCGCTCGCGGACGAATGCACCACCGGCATCTTCTTCATCATCGGCAAGCACGCGACTTATGAGCCGGAAATCCTGAAGCAGGTCCATGCGGCGGGCCACACGATCGGCGCGCACACCTGGTCCCACGCCAACCTCAACAACAAGAAGTTCACCGAGGCGCAGCGCAAGGACGAGATCGAGAAGGGCTTTGCGGCGGTGAAGTGGGCACTCGGCGGCGTCTCGCCGGCGCCGTTCTTCCGCTTCCCGGCGCTCCAGCATCCGCCGGAGATGGTCACCTATCTCGGCAACCGCAACGTCGGGATCTTCTCCTGCGACATCGACTCCTTCGACTTCAAGGCGTCCAAGCCCGAGAAGATTGTCGAGACCGTGATGAAGAAGCTCGACACCAGAGGTAAGGGCATCATCCTGATGCACGACTTCCAGAAGCACACGGCCGAGGCTTTGCCCGAGTTGCTGAAGCGCCTGAAGGCCGGCGGCTACAAGGTAGTGGCGATGCGTGCGAAATTCCCGGCTTCGACGTTGCCCGAATACGAGCAGGAGCTGGTCAAGGACCTCAAGCTCCCGACGGTGAGCCAGCGCCCGGTCAATTCCGTGGTGACGACCGTTTCCGAATAG
- a CDS encoding glutathione peroxidase, which produces MMNRRTLLTVAIAGTIVPATRTLADGGMSRISAYAFSFRALSGDDIRLAAFTGKPLLVVNTASLCGYTPQYAGLQELWGEFRERGLTVIGVPSNDFGAQEPGGTSEISETAHHQYGVTFPVTAKSAVIGSKAHPFYKWAADARPREVPKWNFHKYLIGRDGYIAEVFPSAVAPTDTRVKTAIAKALADS; this is translated from the coding sequence ATGATGAATCGCAGGACCTTGCTCACCGTGGCGATTGCCGGCACCATCGTGCCAGCGACGCGCACACTTGCCGATGGCGGCATGAGCCGGATTTCGGCCTATGCCTTCTCCTTCCGAGCATTGTCCGGCGACGACATCCGCCTTGCCGCTTTCACCGGCAAGCCGCTGCTGGTCGTGAACACCGCTTCGCTCTGCGGCTACACCCCGCAATATGCAGGCCTTCAAGAGCTTTGGGGCGAGTTTCGCGAGCGCGGGCTGACCGTCATCGGCGTGCCCTCCAACGATTTCGGCGCCCAAGAGCCCGGCGGCACCAGCGAGATTTCAGAGACCGCGCACCACCAATATGGCGTTACCTTCCCGGTCACGGCCAAGTCGGCCGTGATCGGATCGAAGGCGCACCCATTTTACAAATGGGCTGCCGACGCACGGCCAAGGGAGGTTCCAAAGTGGAACTTCCACAAATACCTGATCGGCCGTGACGGCTATATCGCGGAGGTCTTTCCGTCCGCTGTCGCACCGACCGATACGCGGGTCAAAACGGCCATCGCCAAGGCGTTGGCCGACAGCTGA
- a CDS encoding L,D-transpeptidase → MNSVNGAASSTKPARLWQVALLTAAGAIGTASQADAAYYYWTDYSDGSYYARQDRRLEIPTQKPQKRATAAKKDSVVQKEAGTKPQGALVVVVSIERQKVAVYDSNGLFAESPVSTGMRGHSTPMGVFSIIQKHKFHHSNIYSGAPMPYMQRITWSGVAMHAGALPGYPASHGCIRMPMAFAMKMWNWTRMGARVIVAPGQMSPQNFSHPLLAAVRVPPQPAVSLAPQINGDDKADKGAAQTKAAEAKLAEAKPVETKTASADSVLDLRTSVGHTVMSDVTTGNAPAREDAAAPADKVETKTAEASDAAKPAATDAKAVDAAEAPKASTTTDKPDAAKTDAPPLAASPDVKKDETRMADPAPAAKPDAPKRAGQIAVFISRKDSKLYVRQNFAPLFEVPVTIAPSDRPLGTHVFTAEVDKADSNSLRWSVVSLPVSVRAAARDDGRVSRRKGDAAVIPVAAKPVAAPDSPAEALDRITIPADTMAKINEMLTTGGSIIVSDQGINQGETGEGTDFIVRLY, encoded by the coding sequence ATGAATAGCGTGAACGGGGCCGCTTCTTCTACCAAGCCGGCGCGGCTATGGCAGGTCGCCTTGCTGACGGCGGCAGGTGCGATCGGTACGGCAAGCCAGGCGGACGCAGCGTATTATTATTGGACGGATTATTCCGACGGATCCTATTACGCCCGGCAGGATCGGCGCCTCGAGATACCGACCCAGAAGCCTCAGAAGCGCGCCACCGCGGCCAAGAAGGACAGCGTCGTCCAAAAGGAAGCAGGCACCAAGCCGCAAGGAGCGCTGGTCGTCGTCGTCTCGATCGAGCGGCAGAAGGTCGCGGTCTACGACAGCAACGGCCTGTTCGCGGAATCTCCGGTGTCGACGGGCATGAGGGGCCATTCGACGCCGATGGGTGTGTTCAGCATCATCCAGAAGCACAAATTCCACCACTCCAACATCTATAGCGGCGCGCCGATGCCGTACATGCAGCGGATCACCTGGTCCGGCGTTGCCATGCATGCCGGGGCGCTGCCGGGCTATCCGGCCTCGCACGGCTGTATCCGCATGCCGATGGCGTTCGCGATGAAGATGTGGAACTGGACCCGGATGGGCGCGCGGGTGATCGTGGCGCCCGGCCAGATGTCGCCGCAAAACTTCTCGCATCCTCTGCTCGCCGCGGTGCGCGTGCCGCCACAGCCCGCCGTCAGCCTCGCGCCGCAGATCAATGGCGACGACAAGGCCGATAAGGGTGCGGCGCAAACCAAGGCTGCTGAAGCCAAGCTCGCTGAAGCCAAGCCGGTCGAAACGAAGACCGCCAGTGCGGACAGCGTGCTCGACTTGCGCACCTCGGTCGGCCACACCGTGATGTCGGATGTGACGACCGGCAATGCGCCCGCCCGCGAGGACGCAGCGGCTCCAGCCGACAAGGTCGAAACCAAAACCGCCGAGGCATCCGACGCGGCCAAACCAGCAGCCACGGACGCGAAGGCCGTTGACGCCGCGGAAGCGCCGAAGGCTTCAACGACGACCGACAAGCCGGACGCCGCCAAGACCGACGCGCCGCCGCTTGCTGCCTCGCCCGACGTGAAGAAGGACGAGACGCGCATGGCCGACCCCGCGCCTGCGGCAAAGCCGGACGCGCCGAAGCGCGCCGGCCAGATTGCCGTCTTCATCAGCCGCAAGGATTCCAAGCTCTACGTGCGGCAGAATTTTGCGCCGCTGTTCGAGGTGCCCGTCACCATCGCCCCGAGCGACCGGCCGCTCGGCACGCACGTGTTCACGGCCGAAGTCGACAAGGCCGATTCAAATTCGCTGCGCTGGTCGGTGGTGTCGCTGCCGGTCTCCGTCCGCGCGGCTGCGCGCGATGACGGACGCGTGTCGCGCCGCAAGGGTGACGCTGCCGTGATCCCCGTTGCCGCAAAGCCGGTGGCCGCGCCGGACAGCCCGGCCGAAGCCCTCGACCGCATCACGATCCCTGCGGACACTATGGCCAAGATCAACGAGATGCTGACCACGGGTGGCTCGATCATCGTCTCCGACCAGGGCATCAACCAGGGCGAAACGGGCGAAGGCACCGACTTCATCGTCCGCCTGTACTGA
- a CDS encoding CreA family protein, giving the protein MSSRFPGLAGIRLKRLALLLLALAAPAASAQAADEPDLIFRRSTVFKWMSPNDKLATYGLDDPEVEGVACHFTVPEKGGFKGWLGLAEEVSDISLACRQVGPIKFKNKMEQGDDMFRQRRSLFFKKMQIVRGCDTKRNVLVYMVYSDRLIEGSPKNSTSTVPIMPWGPSDANVQKCGEFFTH; this is encoded by the coding sequence ATGTCATCTCGTTTCCCTGGTCTTGCCGGCATCCGCTTGAAACGCCTCGCCTTATTGCTTTTGGCCCTGGCTGCGCCGGCGGCATCCGCCCAAGCTGCCGACGAGCCGGATCTGATCTTCCGCCGCTCGACCGTGTTCAAATGGATGAGCCCGAATGACAAGCTCGCGACCTATGGTCTCGACGATCCCGAGGTCGAGGGCGTGGCCTGTCATTTCACGGTCCCGGAGAAGGGCGGCTTCAAGGGCTGGCTGGGCCTTGCCGAGGAGGTCTCCGACATCTCGCTCGCCTGTCGCCAGGTCGGCCCGATCAAGTTCAAGAACAAGATGGAGCAGGGCGACGACATGTTCCGCCAGCGCCGCTCGCTGTTCTTCAAGAAGATGCAGATCGTGCGCGGCTGCGACACCAAGCGCAACGTGCTGGTCTACATGGTCTATTCGGACAGGCTGATCGAGGGCTCGCCGAAGAACTCGACCTCGACGGTACCGATCATGCCGTGGGGACCTTCGGACGCAAACGTGCAGAAGTGCGGCGAGTTCTTCACTCACTGA